TCGATAAAGCCTTTATACTTTCTTCTGTTAGATTAGGATAAGTATTTTTCAATGATTTTTTTAAACTTTCAAAAGAGTAATTTTTCATATTTGTATTTTTAAGTTTTTCAAATTCTCTTTCTAAGCTTTTAAGTTCTTTTCTTAAAAATTGATTCTCTTTTTCTAATTCATTATTCAACTTTTTAGCTGCCTTATTGTCATATTCCTTCATATCAAATTGATAAAAATGGTTTATAATATCCTCATATCCTTTAGTCATAGTTTTCATAAATTACCTCCATAGTTTTGTTTTATTTATTTAACAAGGTAATTATAAAATATGTTTCTTACAAAATTTTATGTAAATTTACAAAAAAAAGCCAAATATAAAATTAATTTATATTTAGCTTTCAATTAGTTAATTTAAAATGTTCTTTTACATATAAAATGAATTGATTTTTAAGATATATTTATTAATAGATCTATTTTCTTTATCTTTAGAATTAGTTTTTTTAAAGATAATAAAGCTTTTATTTTTTAATAAAATAGATTTAGTTGGATAGTTTTCTTCAATAACATGACTTATAAAAAGATTAAAATCATTGACAAAATTATTAAGTCTAAATATTAATAGATCTTGTTGACCAGTTGTATTTTCTACATTTTCAAAATCGATTAAATCTTTAAACTCATCATCAGAAAGTTCACCATTAATTTTATTAAATAAAGTAGTAAAAATTTTTTTATTTGTTTTTTTATATGAGAAATCTTTTAAGTTAAAAGATTTAGGATACCTATTTTCTCTTAATTTATACTCTTTTATTAAATCTATTTCAATTCCTGGTTTATCAATATAAAGAGTAGAACCTCTTAAAGATATAGTTTTAGGCAGTGTATATAGAATATGATCATAAAAATTCTCTAATTTTAGAGGCAATATTGTAGGTAGAGCTTTATAAGTAATTACCATGAAAGCAGTAAATGTATCAAGGGATTTATTAATTTTGATATGATCTTCAAAACTAGAAGCATTAATAAGAATTAAAAAGTTATCAAGTTCTTTTTTGTTTAAAACATTATTTGATTTTAATATATCACAAACTATTATTTTAAATATTGGATTATCATCAAATTTTTCTCTGAAATAGTCAAAAAGAAGACTTAAAAAGTTTATGTATTTGATTTTTTTATCATCTGATTCTAAAAAGTTCTTTAATTCTTTTATAAAAGGACTAAGTTTAGTTTTAAGGCTTTTTCTATATTTTGTAGAGTTTATAGAATCTATAAAGTTTTCAATGCTAGATAAAAAAGAATCATAAGAAGTCAGTGAATCGATAGAAAATAGATCTCCCAATTTTTGAAAGATATCAGCCTCTTCAATATTATTAATGGAACTTGCTAACTCTGCAGCCTCTTGAAATTTATAACTTTCTAAAAATTTATTTATTTTATTTATAATTATTGAGTTTTTTAATTGAGGAAACTCAATATAATTTAAAGTATCGCTTCCAGGAACACGTTTAGTAGAGTCTTTTATATTTTGACTTTGCCATGTAATTAACTTAGTTCCTTGATCAATTGAAAATTTATAAAGAGAGTAACCTACCATTTTAGGACCTAGAGTATTATCTATAAGAATATTTTTATTTTCAATATCGTTATTTGTAATTTCTTTTAATAAAAGAGTATAAACGCCTTCATAATCATTTGGATTAATATCAATAACTTCAATATTGATATCATTGGATAATATTTTCATTTTACTAATTTCAGCCTTACACTTTTCAATACTTTGAGGAGTGGCAAGAAAATAGATATTTTTTATATTTTCAAAAATTTGGAGATTTTTTTCTAGAATAGAATATTCATATTTTCCAATATTAGCTAAACTAAAAAAAGAAATATAAGTATCGATAGCTTCAATATCTATTTGTGATATTTTCTCTTTTTGTTGTTCAATATTTATTTTTCTTAAATTAAATAAAAAACTCTCCTCAATTTCATTAAGTTCTTGATCTGATATATATTTATTAACAGCTCCTATCCCAATTTCATCAAGTTCAGGACAAAGCTTTTTAATTTTCTCAATGTAGTCTACCATCTACCTCTCAACTCCTTCTAAATTTTCAACTAAAACTTGACCAAATCCAACGCTACTCTTAGTCCCAATGCCACAATAGAAGGCAAAATTAAGAAGAGTGTTAATATATTCAATAAAGTCTTTGTTTTTACTATCTATTCTAATGATAAGTTCTCCTACAAATCCCTCTATAAAAAACTTATTTAAATATTCTCTTTTTAATTTTAAATCCATCTTCTCGTAGTTAATTTCATGTAAAAATTGTAATATACTTCCGTCAATTTTCTCCTCTGAATAGAGGTTATATTTAGTTAGAAGAGATTTAAAAAGTAGATTAATCTCAGGATATCTTATAAAGAAATCACCACTTTTAAAAAGCGTAGGAGTTTTAAATGTTAATTTGTATCTTTTAGATTTTAACTCTATTTTATCCATAACTCCTGAATATTTATTATCTTTATATATAATCTCTTCAATAGAAAGGGGGATATTTTCAATAAATATCCCCTTTGATAAAAGTATGTTTTTACATATTTCACTAGAGAAGATTTTGTATATCTTATCATTTAAAAAGGTAGCTCTAAAAAGGTAATCTTTTCCCTCTTCAAGTTTAAATCCACGGCTATTTGTTCCAAAGATATTTGAAACTGTAAATTCCTTAGGAATATCTTTATCGTGAAGTTCTTGAGCAAGTTCATCATCAGCCTCTTTTATTATATTTAAAAAAGCAGCGTGAAGTTTTTTTCCTGTAAAAAATTTGAATTCACCATTTTTTTGAGCTTTAATCCTTATTAGTAAACTGTAAAACAATTGTATCCTCTCCTATTTATAATCTTGAATTTTAGGAAGTTTAAAGTTGTTTTTAAAATCTTTTTTCATTTTAGTAAACCAGTTAAGAGTATTTAATTGTCCTTTTTTATCTTCTGACTCAGGGAATGGACTCTTAGAGAAATCTAGTTTATTAGTTTGATTTAGAATAACTTTTAAGTCCTTCCATTGATCTTTGTTTTCAAGATTAAATTTATTTTTGAAATCATCTATAAATTTTTGTTTATCTTCACTTTCAACATATGAAGAGTCAAAAGATTCATATCTGTTTTTAGGTTGAAGTAAAAGATTAGTTACCTTAACTTCTGAGCTACCAAATCCAAGAGCTTTAGCTTTTCCAAACTTATGAAGCATATCATTTTCCAACTCTAAAGTTAAAAGAAGAAGTCCTAACTCATCCTCTTTTAAATTTTTAAATGACACTTCAAAGTTAAATTCGTTTCCAGAATTCATGAACTGAATACTAGAGTTATGCTTTTCCTCTTTTTCAGGAGTAATAGAAGTTTTAAACTTAGAATAATCAGTGTTAAGTTTATCTTTATGATGCCAATAGAATTTTCTACCTCTTATTTTAGTTTTGTCATCATACGTTCCATTTTCTAAATAGAAACCTGTTAAAGTAGGATGAGGTTCACCTAGAGATTTGATAAGAATAGGTTTAGATTGAATATTAGCCTTATCTTTATCAATAGTGGCATCTTTAAAGAAAACTCTACCTTGAAGAGCTATTTTATCCTTATCCTCTTCCTTTTTGTCCTCGTTATTGTTACCAGTCATTCCAAATATTCTACAAGCATAACAAGCATCTTCAAAAGTATCACAAGCTTTTAGTTCTTTTGGCACTAAATCATATGGACTATATTTGTATCTTAATCTTGGAATTTCAGAGAAAGCAAGATTTTTAGCATTTCCATTGTTATCAACTTGGAAAATAATAGGGTCTCCAGATTTGATACTTTCAATATAAAACTCTTTTCCACCCTTTTTTAAATCTCTTTCATTTCTTTGTTTTAAAAGATATTGAATATCTTTGTATTCATCCAAAGTAAATTTAAATGATTTTCCATTTTGAGTTGGGTATAGTATTTTTTCATGTTTCTTACTGAAAATATCAGAACTTATCCAAAGAATACCATCCATATCTTTTTTTCCATTAGTAACCTTTTCAAAATCATTATTTTTATCTATATGCTCATAATTTTTTATTAGATTAGAAAGAGGTAAGTCATAAATGCTCTCTTTTCCTTTGCCTCTTCTATCTTTGTATTCAAAAGGAAGAGCTTCAGTTTTAACTTTTAAAACAGTGGCCTCAACAATAAGTCCATCCTCATTCTCAGTTGGAAGTCTTTTGATGATTCCGAAAACTCTATCATTAAAAGCTCCAGCACTAAGTCTTTTTTCAAGTCTCTCACTTTCAATATTAAGTAAACAACTGTTAGAAATAGCTTCTAAAACACTTCTAAAGCTACCCTTTAAAGAGCTTGCAGGAATAACATACTTTCCATCTTTTTTATAGAACATCTCTCTAGAGTGATTTGTAGCTACCTCATTACCTTTAGGTTCTGGAAAAAATATAGGTGATTTATTAGTTAAAGTACAAATTATCTTTCCAGAAAATTCTCCTTTATTAACGGGCTCTCTTTCAACTTTATCTTCAATTCTAACAAAATTATATGGATAATCAAATTTTATGTTCCCAATACTTTGTTTAGATGTGTTGCCACCAAATTTAGTGTTATTATTTCCTTTTGAGAAGCTACTTTCTAAAGAAGATACAACTCTTTTAAAATCAAAGTTAGCTCCCTTTATATCAAACTCAATTTCAACTCCAACATCTAATTTATTAGCTAGGTTTTCACTATTCCATTTAGCTTTTCCAATTTGATACTCTTTACCTTTTATTGTTACCTTTTTAGCGTCTTTATTAATTGCTTCAATTTTTCCTTTTGCCACAACTATCCCTCCAGTCCAATAAACTGTATTTTTTCAACTCCATCGATTAAACCTTTACGGAATCTAATCTTTTTCCCTGTAGAATATCCAGATGCTTTACTAATCTCTTTCTCATCAAAGAATATAACTTCCTCTTTAGCATTAGGCAAATCACTAGATTTTATCTCTTCAACAAAGTACTCATCTTCATCAATTTTTACTCCATAAACCATAATAGAATCATTGAATATATAGAACTTATAAGGAGCTGCATCTTTTAAAGATTGAAACTCTTTAGTATCTTTAGAGATAGTTATTCCATTCTCTTTTTCATAATCAACTAGTATAGTGTTAAAGCTCTCATTTGTATCTAATCCATTAATAACAGTATCTAAATTTTTTATCACTTTAATCACCCAACAACTTTCTTTAGAATTTCAAAATTTTCCATAGCATTTTTTTCCAATTTATAAACTTTATATAGGTAGTCTTCTCCTAATTTTAAAGACTTTTTCTCATCTAAATTAAAATTAGAGCTATCTAAAGTTAAAGAGCTATTTTTAAACTCCTTATATTGAAGAGTTTTAACAGCCAGTTCAACCTCTCCAAATCCTCTAGTTTTAGAAGAACCGATTCTAATGTCACCATCAATACTGTCTCTTATTGCAAAAAGAAGAGCTTTAAGTTCATCTTTTTCAACATTTTTAATAGTTACCTCAGTTATAAAAGGATCACAAGTATACTCAAATTGTAAAGGAACAACAGCCCCACCACTAAATCTGTCTATAGGTGTAACTGATTTGGGTTTTTCTTTTTCAACTTTTCCAGTTCCTTCAAAATAAGCATCATCTATATGAAGTCTACTTTTAAGATTTTTAGCTCCAAAAAGTTTAGAAATTTTTAAAGATTTTTCCAAGAAGATATCCTCTCCTTTTTCTTTTAAAACATCCTCCATATAGTCCTCGTAATCATATACTTTATCGTCATTTTTATATTTTCCCTCTGGAATCTCTTTAAATTTATCCTCTTCTAAATTAAAGTGATCATACCAAATTGTATAGAAAACCTCTTTTAACATACCTTTAAGAGTTGAACCTGGAATAAAGGGCTCTTTGCTACCAGCTGTAGTATTCCATTGGATTAAATTTCCTTTCTCCTGAACATCATCGCTAGCCTTAATTAAAAGGGGAGATTTAGGAGTGATTTTAAGAGATATTTTTATCTCGTTTTTATTAACATTAAACATAACTTTCCCCCTATAGTGATATTTTTGTTATTTTATTAAGAGCGTTTACATCTTTATTTTTTAAGTCACCTTTAAATATGTAGTTCTTTAAAGATTCTTTATCATTTGAATCTACAAATTTACAAGATTTTAATTCTAATCTACATTTTCCAATACCTCTAGAAAGTTTTCCACCAAATAAATCACCAGAAAGGATATCTTTTAACCCTAGCATAATAATTTCCAATTGATAATCCTCAATATTTTCTAAAGTCATTTCTAAAAGAAATCTGTTTCCTTTTTCAATAACATTATAATCAAATTTAGCTCCCTTTACAGTTGCTCCAGTTTTTCTAGATATTTTGATACCATCTCTAGTCACCTCTTTAGTATTGTTGTCCATAATTTTTAAGTCAGATATATGAAGCTTAGAAGCGAAATTTTTAAAATCTTTTCCTAATATCTTACTTAATCTTTCTTTAACTTTATCATCTTTTGAGATATCAGAACTTGTATAACCAAA
This genomic stretch from Candidatus Cetobacterium colombiensis harbors:
- a CDS encoding RAMP superfamily CRISPR-associated protein, translating into MNFSQFKNRYVITGELVVENALHIGSGKVEGDFDSAFIKTGENGYYIPGSSFKGYLRSKVEGFLVGAPFGLKVGTDLLNEGDVFGIFGYTSSDISKDDKVKERLSKILGKDFKNFASKLHISDLKIMDNNTKEVTRDGIKISRKTGATVKGAKFDYNVIEKGNRFLLEMTLENIEDYQLEIIMLGLKDILSGDLFGGKLSRGIGKCRLELKSCKFVDSNDKESLKNYIFKGDLKNKDVNALNKITKISL
- the cas6 gene encoding CRISPR-associated endoribonuclease Cas6, translating into MFYSLLIRIKAQKNGEFKFFTGKKLHAAFLNIIKEADDELAQELHDKDIPKEFTVSNIFGTNSRGFKLEEGKDYLFRATFLNDKIYKIFSSEICKNILLSKGIFIENIPLSIEEIIYKDNKYSGVMDKIELKSKRYKLTFKTPTLFKSGDFFIRYPEINLLFKSLLTKYNLYSEEKIDGSILQFLHEINYEKMDLKLKREYLNKFFIEGFVGELIIRIDSKNKDFIEYINTLLNFAFYCGIGTKSSVGFGQVLVENLEGVER
- a CDS encoding TIGR03986 family type III CRISPR-associated RAMP protein, yielding MAKGKIEAINKDAKKVTIKGKEYQIGKAKWNSENLANKLDVGVEIEFDIKGANFDFKRVVSSLESSFSKGNNNTKFGGNTSKQSIGNIKFDYPYNFVRIEDKVEREPVNKGEFSGKIICTLTNKSPIFFPEPKGNEVATNHSREMFYKKDGKYVIPASSLKGSFRSVLEAISNSCLLNIESERLEKRLSAGAFNDRVFGIIKRLPTENEDGLIVEATVLKVKTEALPFEYKDRRGKGKESIYDLPLSNLIKNYEHIDKNNDFEKVTNGKKDMDGILWISSDIFSKKHEKILYPTQNGKSFKFTLDEYKDIQYLLKQRNERDLKKGGKEFYIESIKSGDPIIFQVDNNGNAKNLAFSEIPRLRYKYSPYDLVPKELKACDTFEDACYACRIFGMTGNNNEDKKEEDKDKIALQGRVFFKDATIDKDKANIQSKPILIKSLGEPHPTLTGFYLENGTYDDKTKIRGRKFYWHHKDKLNTDYSKFKTSITPEKEEKHNSSIQFMNSGNEFNFEVSFKNLKEDELGLLLLTLELENDMLHKFGKAKALGFGSSEVKVTNLLLQPKNRYESFDSSYVESEDKQKFIDDFKNKFNLENKDQWKDLKVILNQTNKLDFSKSPFPESEDKKGQLNTLNWFTKMKKDFKNNFKLPKIQDYK
- a CDS encoding RAMP superfamily CRISPR-associated protein; the encoded protein is MFNVNKNEIKISLKITPKSPLLIKASDDVQEKGNLIQWNTTAGSKEPFIPGSTLKGMLKEVFYTIWYDHFNLEEDKFKEIPEGKYKNDDKVYDYEDYMEDVLKEKGEDIFLEKSLKISKLFGAKNLKSRLHIDDAYFEGTGKVEKEKPKSVTPIDRFSGGAVVPLQFEYTCDPFITEVTIKNVEKDELKALLFAIRDSIDGDIRIGSSKTRGFGEVELAVKTLQYKEFKNSSLTLDSSNFNLDEKKSLKLGEDYLYKVYKLEKNAMENFEILKKVVG